A stretch of DNA from Salvelinus sp. IW2-2015 linkage group LG20, ASM291031v2, whole genome shotgun sequence:
ATAGACCGTAAGCAATTCAGACAAGACGTCCCaagatgggaggggagaggaatgaCTGGGGAAAACTGCTACTGTTTACATTCAGTTCTGATGAAAGTGGAGTATTTTTAAAGGCACTGGTTGTGTGTTGCCATATCATACAAGTATGATAAACAGTGGATTCAGATGARATCATGGTGGAAATGGAAGACACTGGAAGATCACATTCTCAACCAGGTCAGTTTTTGATCAATCCTGGCAAAActagaaacaggaagtgaaaacaCACACTGCAGTCAGATAAACTGTCTCTCAATACAAYGATTGTAATGATCTCATGAGTGATTTTCATTCACAGCTATAATACTGTGAGAAAAGGTTTGTTAAAGAGATATGCAATAAAGTATAATTGTTATTCTCTTTGTTCATTTCAGCCAAgcattccctctctctgtggtctcgGGGTTGTGAATAATCCTTATCGGAGAGGCGGGGAAGAGTGCTGTGGGAAACACCATCCTGGGCAGAGGGGGTGTTTGACACGGTGTGGGTGAGAACCAGGAAGGCGGTGAGAAGGCAGGGTAAGGTTGCCGAGAGGCAGGTGACAGTGGTGAACATGCCTGGTTGGGAGAGGTTCCCCTCCAGGGGCTTCTCTCTGGGGGTCTGGAGGGAGATTGTCCGCAGCAATCCTGGAGGAGGTCAGGAAGAAGTAGGAGAGGAGGCaccaggaggaggacagggacagagaggaggggctgaggagggtcagctggagatggaggagacaggggaggRAGAGAAGGCCACAGAGGAGTCCACGAGATGGCAGAAAAGGAGATACACAGATGAGAAATCAGACAGTGAGTAAACACTATACTATACCTAAAGTACTCACTGAGAAAGTTGTTTTATGTGATGCCTAAATATGCCCATCAGTTGTCAAATGAGACAAACAATATATACTCTATGTCTGCCAGTATTTATTCAATGTGTGTAAACGATAAAGAATGGAATGTAAAAATACATTGTACTTACACATCTTGTGGTTCAACAGCAGGTGTGGAAAGCAGACCTTGCTGAGTTCCTGAGTTCCTGATTAACTTTATACCTATTACAGTCCAAAATACATTCATATCTTCcactatttatttttaatatggACTGCCAATATAATTGTCCATGTCCATCAGGGCCACATCCAGGCATAAGTCTCTTAGGGGGCCCCCGACCCAAAAACATTGTGTTGAGAGTTAATAGAAGAATACActaggtgcaattttgaaatttggttgtgcatcagcagcggttttcttatgtcagtcactaacTATCAACcaaattagccatgtcagcaaacaatttttagattggtaaattaggcTAGCCAGCTATCTTAACTTGTGGTAATCATGKCTGAAAACCCACCGGGCAcgcagggcatgtgcccaggggccctgacctccatggggccctcattgattttgttaatcactctcactcagatatcattaacatggcataagtcttgKcaaaatgtgtagaattacaRGAGATTAGCTTTAAAATggaaaacatttctctccaccccatggcaaattGGATAGAATTGAAGGAAAGTTGCTGTAAAACTTCACATttgttctctctgccccatggcaaaatgtttagaattgcatAAAGCTTGCATTAAAAATGCAAGAATTTCGCTACtccccatggaaaaatgtgtagaattgcaagtcATTTACTATAAAACTTAAATTTTCCCCTCAGCCGCAAGAGGGggaccactaaaatgttttgYATGCGAGGTGGGGCCCAACAAAATCTTAAGGCCCCAAAAAGGATAGGGCCGGTCCTGATGTCCATGGACAAATACTGTATCATCAGTTTTAGGTATCTCTGAACTGAACTGGACAGAAATGTATCATTACTGGCTCGTTACTGTTTGATAGAACATTGTTACTGTTTGATAGAACTTATCTGCATGCATACAACACAGTATTCACATTATTCTGCATGTTTTGAATGAATGATACATTTGCATGATTTTCTGTTATTAATGTGCATATGAATCATTAAAGCCGCTATCCCTACTACTTCTGAAAATAGCTCTGATTATCacaaggtaggtgtgtgtgtgtgtgtgtgtgtgtgtatatatagctgCCTTTGATTACCACACTTGACTGTTGCCAAGGCTACACTGGGGCAAGACACTGGCTGTAAAAAGCTATTGCCTCTCAGGCTGTCCTATGTGTGTCCTCCTGCTTTTGTTTCCTTGTATGCAACATTTTGAGAAGTGATTCCTCTTCCAGGCCAAAGTCCAGAGATAAATGACATGGGCAAGGGATTTAACACTTTCTGTACATATAGGATTACAGATAAGGAACTCATGTTTTAGGATTATTTATAATCACCATTACAATAAATTGTGTGGAAGCAGAAAATATCAGGTAAAACATATGGAGTGTTcttgttgtgttctgttgtacAACATAATGCTTTTGTCTTGCTGTACACATGACTACAGACTGCTTCACTCTGATGTCCCGTATTAAATGATGATGAATGAGAAAAGACCAATTAAAAAARGATTTATTAAATTATTGTTTTACAAAGGTATTTCAGAACACCAGAAACAAGGACTRTTATTATTGACACAAATATTCTCCTCCAGGAGGGTAAAAAGGCTGAGCCAAAATTCTCTGGCACTTCCTGAACTTCCAAATTCCTCTACACAGCGAGTCGTAGATCCTCTGCCAGGAGTCTAGCTCTGTGCGCCACAAGGCCGCTCTGGCACGAATGAGCTGGGAGAACTCACTCTTGCTGCCTTTGGCCAAGCACACACTGTCTTTACAGATGAAGAAAACATCCAGGCCAATGAAGAGGGCGTTGAGAGTGATAAAACCAGCCCGTGCCGAGCTGGAGAGGGCTAGTGGGGTGCCTTTGGCCACCTGTCCAATGTCTGGGATGTCCCCTGCTAGCTTGGGCAGGTTTCGTGCTGCTTTGCCTTCCTGGAGCGCCAATTTACCAGCGCTTGCAATCAGATCTTCCTTTGCAAGGGCCTTAACACTCAGAGCCGAGGCACAGTCCACTATGGAGTCGATGCCTTTTCCAATGGCCCCGGCTGTGGCAATCACCTTCCCTGCCCCCAGCACGCCGTCCACCCTGCTCTGCCCCAAGATGGGCTCTATATTCCTGGCCACATCCTCCAGAGACTCCTGGAGACTCTCCACGTCCTCCATGAAATTCTGGAAGACTTCTCTGGCTTTCTTCTCATGGATGCTATTGACCTTCATCTCTGTGATACCAGTGGCTAAACTGTTGACCCCACTGGTGACMCCCAGGCTGACCCCTGCAATGGTGAGAGCCAGTGACAGCCCAGCAGTGACAGGGGTCAGAGCTAAGCCCACTATGGATAGGATCCCTCCAGCCACCCCCACTGAGCTGCCTGCCACACTGGAGATCTTAGCCCCCAGCTTCATCCTGTCCAGCTGCACAGCATTTTCCTCCAGATCKGTYAGAAACTGCTCCATCCTGGGTCGGCGCTGGCTGAACCGGCCAATGAAGCGCTGAGCAGCCYCTTGGAACAGGAATGTTAGTCTGAGGTGCTGGTCCATCCTGACAGAGGGGAGACAGATTCAACATCTATTTACTGTataccaataaaataaaaatatcaacaGAAGTTTAAAGACAACAACCAAACTAACCTTACCTGATATCATTCAGCTGATTCAAATGGTCCATCATCTTTTGTATGGACTCTTCACTCACATCAGCACCAAGGTTGACCACAGGGATGTCATTCTTATTTTTCCAAAACAGCATTTGACTGGAGCTACTGTAACAATGCATATTAATTTCAACATTACATTATATTCATTACATTTATATGTGGATTTTGAATTATATCACATAAGCCAAAGAACCTTGTCAAATGACACATCTGAGAAGGacaaaaatgaagaaaaatagtACAACTATACTAATATAAATTATGATATTAAAACAGTGTTTTAAGATTACTCCCAGGCTGTTGTCTTATCTGTAATCTAGAAGGAAAAAATGGACATAAAGTGTTTGTAAAATGGCAATAAAGAACATTACATAAGTTAATGTTGAAGAAATTGTGATAGGAGCTCCACTTACCCCTTCTCCATTATTTTACAGAGCTGCTGGCTGATTTGTATGTATCTGTGCAGCTGGAGGGCCAGCACCTCTACATTGAGGAGGCTGGGCATAAAGAATGACTTAGCATCCCTCTTAAAGTGGATGAGGAGAGGGCAGGATATYCTGGCAGTAGTGATGACAGCCTGAACACTGGCAGGGCTCGTCCCCTGAGGCAGACAGAGGAACCTGTTCTCCTCAAACACCAACAGACAGGTGACCGCCAGACACTCCACAGCATGCAGGAAGTAATCCAGCTTCTCCAGGCCTCCCAGAGTGTCCTTTAGTACAGCCCCCAgctccttctccagctcctcaCGCCTACTGTCTGCAGTCCCCTGGGTCAGACCGCTCCATACGAACTCCCCAAACGCCTTGGCCTTGGTCTCTGAGTTACGGACATGGTCGAACTTAAGGTCAATTCTGTCTGCCCTCTCCTTGATGTCCCTCATCATTTCTAGTTCTGTCTCCCTCTGAAGGGCCCATTTGGAATGTCTGTCACAGAACTCCCTCACTGTGTGAATGTGGCTGAGGGTGTTTGAGATGTACTGGCCCAAGTGCTCCCTTGTTAACTCTGATCTGGAAGAAAAGTAGKCTTCAGTCAGGAGCTTTACTATTGAATTCAGGATAATCAGTATATAAAATTACAAAGTTGTAGATACAGAGTGCCTATCCACCAACTTTAACCTTTTATCCACCAACTTTAACCTTTTGAACTGCCTTTATTGAGTACCTTGGATTCTTTGTCAACACTGCCCTCTGTTGTCAATTTAAAGTAGCCCAGCAACACTCTCCTTTCTGCCCCAGTTATTAAACCTCTTAGATGTAAGGTCCCCTGTTTAGGTTCTAGTTCCGACCAACATTTTTGCTTATAAATCGATCTGTGGACACCGTAGAttgaaatggcttgcattgagcaaCAGCCCTGGTTCCCACAGACACAGTCTGAGCCTGTGTGATGTAGGATGAGAAAGGAGGATGAGAAAactgaaaccacttgaagctaggatgtccctcctaccatttaattcactcttccgactgtccatcaaccCCTGAACCCTACAYcacagccactgacaaagcacatgcctgcaatcGTTAAGAGAGAGTGGTTTCATCGtggtagcacattcagagataaaataatagccataaatctaaaataattcatagattaaaaaaatactttttaaacGGTCCGTTTGTCATAGAGGGCCAGGATTGATATGATATGAAAGGGGAGTTCCTAACAAGTTCAGGATGCCAAGCTACAGCAGACAGTTTGATAAAGAGAGACCTTGCAAAAATAtgcattttctctaacactaaacatacaaaatatgtaatttacagttataaggaaggtgaaatcttatagttagttATTTTAWAATATGATTatgctatatttagaaagcatatgtAATTTCAAGCCATATTCATACgattttgttgaataggaaatgcatcataaaaatatttcatatttgtactgtgaacttgagcttgtgtcctgaaaatgcagcattactagttattttTTATGGCCCTTATGATTACATTTTGGGATTAAGTTGACGTTttcgattacatttagttacaatTAACTGGTTTTAATAGTCTCACCGTGACATGACGCTCTCCCTGTGTTTGGACATTTCCTGGTTTGGTTGATATCGTTACTGAACAGTGTTGCCTTGTCCCCATGGCATGTCCAATGTAACTGgataatacaattttaaaaacacagCCATTACATTTCTATTCTGATATAAATGTAGAAACAGGATTCACATGCATCACATAGCTACACGGGCAAACAGTGATTAATTTGTACATCGGGAGGTCCCGGAACACAGTGAGCGCGAGAGCCTAATTTTCTAGACATCAGTGTACAGCAACAATTCCAGACGTCACTGCAGAACACCGRCCATATgcatataaacacacactcagCTGGGGGGTTTACAAGACCCGAATCAATGTAGTAGTAGAACAAATATCACAATATCCTAATATTataacttcaaataaaataaatcaatatagGCTACACATATTCGGATTAACTTCACAGTACAGAACAAGGACAACAGGTTTCAAAACCTTCCACAATGACTCTCCCCATGTCAAGTCCATGTATCTCCTGACAGTCAATTTCTTGCTCAAAACCATGAACGAGCCTGTGCCTAT
This window harbors:
- the LOC111981427 gene encoding apolipoprotein L2 isoform X4, which codes for MMRDIKERADRIDLKFDHVRNSETKAKAFGEFVWSGLTQGTADSRREELEKELGAVLKDTLGGLEKLDYFLHAVECLAVTCLLVFEENRFLCLPQGTSPASVQAVITTARISCPLLIHFKRDAKSFFMPSLLNVEVLALQLHRYIQISQQLCKIMEKGSSSQMLFWKNKNDIPVVNLGADVSEESIQKMMDHLNQLNDIRMDQHLRLTFLFQXAAQRFIGRFSQRRPRMEQFLTDLEENAVQLDRMKLGAKISSVAGSSVGVAGGILSIVGLALTPVTAGLSLALTIAGVSLGVTSGVNSLATGITEMKVNSIHEKKAREVFQNFMEDVESLQESLEDVARNIEPILGQSRVDGVLGAGKVIATAGAIGKGIDSIVDCASALSVKALAKEDLIASAGKLALQEGKAARNLPKLAGDIPDIGQVAKGTPLALSSSARAGFITLNALFIGLDVFFICKDSVCLAKGSKSEFSQLIRARAALWRTELDSWQRIYDSLCRGIWKFRKCQRILAQPFYPPGGEYLCQ
- the LOC111981427 gene encoding uncharacterized protein isoform X3; protein product: MSKHRESVMSRSELTREHLGQYISNTLSHIHTVREFCDRHSKWALQRETELEMMRDIKERADRIDLKFDHVRNSETKAKAFGEFVWSGLTQGTADSRREELEKELGAVLKDTLGGLEKLDYFLHAVECLAVTCLLVFEENRFLCLPQGTSPASVQAVITTARISCPLLIHFKRDAKSFFMPSLLNVEVLALQLHRYIQISQQLCKIMEKGSSSQMLFWKNKNDIPVVNLGADVSEESIQKMMDHLNQLNDIRMDQHLRLTFLFQXAAQRFIGRFSQRRPRMEQFLTDLEENAVQLDRMKLGAKISSVAGSSVGVAGGILSIVGLALTPVTAGLSLALTIAGVSLGVTSGVNSLATGITEMKVNSIHEKKAREVFQNFMEDVESLQESLEDVARNIEPILGQSRVDGVLGAGKVIATAGAIGKGIDSIVDCASALSVKALAKEDLIASAGKLALQEGKAARNLPKLAGDIPDIGQVAKGTPLALSSSARAGFITLNALFIGLDVFFICKDSVCLAKGSKSEFSQLIRARAALWRTELDSWQRIYDSLCRGIWKFRKCQRILAQPFYPPGGEYLCQ
- the LOC111981427 gene encoding apolipoprotein L3 isoform X5 is translated as MPSLLNVEVLALQLHRYIQISQQLCKIMEKGSSSQMLFWKNKNDIPVVNLGADVSEESIQKMMDHLNQLNDIRMDQHLRLTFLFQXAAQRFIGRFSQRRPRMEQFLTDLEENAVQLDRMKLGAKISSVAGSSVGVAGGILSIVGLALTPVTAGLSLALTIAGVSLGVTSGVNSLATGITEMKVNSIHEKKAREVFQNFMEDVESLQESLEDVARNIEPILGQSRVDGVLGAGKVIATAGAIGKGIDSIVDCASALSVKALAKEDLIASAGKLALQEGKAARNLPKLAGDIPDIGQVAKGTPLALSSSARAGFITLNALFIGLDVFFICKDSVCLAKGSKSEFSQLIRARAALWRTELDSWQRIYDSLCRGIWKFRKCQRILAQPFYPPGGEYLCQ
- the LOC111981427 gene encoding uncharacterized protein isoform X1; translation: MDMTKATRIQLSNNINHTGKCENAGRAPYHELTREHLGQYISNTLSHIHTVREFCDRHSKWALQRETELEMMRDIKERADRIDLKFDHVRNSETKAKAFGEFVWSGLTQGTADSRREELEKELGAVLKDTLGGLEKLDYFLHAVECLAVTCLLVFEENRFLCLPQGTSPASVQAVITTARISCPLLIHFKRDAKSFFMPSLLNVEVLALQLHRYIQISQQLCKIMEKGSSSQMLFWKNKNDIPVVNLGADVSEESIQKMMDHLNQLNDIRMDQHLRLTFLFQXAAQRFIGRFSQRRPRMEQFLTDLEENAVQLDRMKLGAKISSVAGSSVGVAGGILSIVGLALTPVTAGLSLALTIAGVSLGVTSGVNSLATGITEMKVNSIHEKKAREVFQNFMEDVESLQESLEDVARNIEPILGQSRVDGVLGAGKVIATAGAIGKGIDSIVDCASALSVKALAKEDLIASAGKLALQEGKAARNLPKLAGDIPDIGQVAKGTPLALSSSARAGFITLNALFIGLDVFFICKDSVCLAKGSKSEFSQLIRARAALWRTELDSWQRIYDSLCRGIWKFRKCQRILAQPFYPPGGEYLCQ
- the LOC111981427 gene encoding uncharacterized protein isoform X2, with protein sequence MDMTKATRIQLSNNINHTGKCENAGRAPYHELTREHLGQYISNTLSHIHTVREFCDRHSKWALQRETELEMMRDIKERADRIDLKFDHVRNSETKAKAFGEFVWSGLTQGTADSRREELEKELGAVLKDTLGGLEKLDYFLHAVECLAVTCLLVFEENRFLCLPQGTSPASVQAVITTARISCPLLIHFKRDAKSFFMPSLLNVEVLALQLHRYIQISQQLCKIMEKGSSQMLFWKNKNDIPVVNLGADVSEESIQKMMDHLNQLNDIRMDQHLRLTFLFQXAAQRFIGRFSQRRPRMEQFLTDLEENAVQLDRMKLGAKISSVAGSSVGVAGGILSIVGLALTPVTAGLSLALTIAGVSLGVTSGVNSLATGITEMKVNSIHEKKAREVFQNFMEDVESLQESLEDVARNIEPILGQSRVDGVLGAGKVIATAGAIGKGIDSIVDCASALSVKALAKEDLIASAGKLALQEGKAARNLPKLAGDIPDIGQVAKGTPLALSSSARAGFITLNALFIGLDVFFICKDSVCLAKGSKSEFSQLIRARAALWRTELDSWQRIYDSLCRGIWKFRKCQRILAQPFYPPGGEYLCQ